In the genome of Fusarium poae strain DAOMC 252244 chromosome 1, whole genome shotgun sequence, the window CTTTAGTTAGGGTGACAAGAACAACAGTCACTGTCGGCATGTCCGTATAGTACTGGCCTGTCATGCCTACTCATCTGTCCGGTATCTAATACTGCTACTTTCACATGTTGGTCCCTATCTGACTATGACGAATACTTTACACACTTCTAATAGGCCACTATACACATAGACCACGCATCACAAGTCTGGTCCTAGTGTGATGAATGATCGACTTTCAGCCTCTACTGCAACCTTCCCATGTGGTTGCCGTGTAGCAGCTGGTTACCCAATTGGGCAATACCCCGATTGTGATACCCAGAATTGGATACATCAACTTGCTAGTCGTGGTGGCATAGGGATACAGTGACATTTGATCTTGGGTGGTCTAGTGAAACATGTCAGGGGTCAGCAAAGCGACATGCCTGTGCCCGATAGCTGAAATTTGTGGCGTCTCATGGCTGAGCTTTTCTCTCTTGTCAGCTTATTATATCAAGGCTGAGCCGCTCTCAACGAATGCAAGGCATCTACAGATCATATAGGAGAGTTCTCATAGGGTTGGTGAAGTAGTTAACAGGTGCAAAGCATCTGAGCCGCGTTTGCTTGTGCGACTAATATCCTGACAGACGGAGATAGGAACCTGGAAATGATTTGTATAGCTAGTGTACCCGTGACATCAAAGCTACAGGACTCAGAAATTGGTGTAACGGAACCTGCAAAAGGGGTATGTTGTCTCGTTTGCTAAAAAAAGGACACGGATCCCAAGTACGTTGTATTTGCTGCTGTTTGACAGGCCCAGCCATGGACATATGCTTTGGTAGAAGGGAGGTCTAACTTGATATTCAGCCCTCGAACAGGATAGCTAAGTTACTCCAATAGCAGGGTCTCCTGAAGCACGGTATATAGTAATAGGCCGATCCAATTCACCGTATTCACCTCTTTTGCGAACATTAAAAGGTTTTATTATCATTAAACGTTTGTGCCAGTGTGTATAAAGTGTTTCCTAGTACGAAGGCGGCGGTTTCTCTGGCCTGCAACCGGCCGTAAAGTTCACTACTCTCGGGCCTTCGTCGATTCTTCCATATTCGGCATCAGAGCTCAGGCTCTCTTCTTAGACTCTTCAATCATCCGGCACCATCTCACATCCATCTCAGAGGTCACTCCTTGAGGATATCTTTGAAGTTGGGGTCGAGACGTGAGCGGGTCTGGATAGTTCACTAAAGACCTTATCAATAATCAACGATCACACTAATGGGAACTTTCTTCGGGAAGAACATACAAATACTGACATTCTGGTCAGTTAGCTTGGCACGAGTCATCTCGCCCTCATCCAGGACCCTTTTCAAATATGTGTTGGCAGTGCGCTCGGTCATTTCGTGTTGTGTAGACGAAGAACGTGGTCCTCCAGCCATTGAATCCAAAGGAGCGTAATGCGTCTTGTAGATATAAATACTGGCTGCTTTGTTCAAGTAATATCGTGGTCGAGATGAAGTTCAAAAGGTGGTTACAAGGCAAGAACTTGTTTTGTTTGGCGGTATTGCATCTTACGTAGTAGGCATTGAATGCTGGGCTGAATGCTTGAATTAGAGAGCGGCTTGGATCCGGATTCCAGTCCAGCGTGGCTGCCCCACCAGAATGACAAGCCACCCCGCAATATTCCATGAATTTCAAGCTCTGAATAGAGACATTGACTGGAAAGATGAAAGGGCAGAAAATGAGTTGTCCAAAGGATATATGCTCTATAGATTTCTGTCATACAACCTAGACTATACTTGACACTCATCACAAATTTCTCTAGTTTTCTATACATTCACAGTGCCGGCAATTCCATCAATAACGCACCCAGACAAGTACCAATCTTACGTCGTGAGTTCCATTCTCAGCCAACTCAGCTCTCCATCTCTCAATGAAAGCCTTAATTAGCTCTCCCGAGGGCCCAGCCAAAAAcccaccaacaccaccaacaccCTGAGCCTGTCTTGCCCTGTTCCTTTTCTCTTTCGACCAAAGGTACCAACCCTCCAAATAGTCGACTTGACCTCGCCCCATGCCCGACTTCACGATATCCAACAATACTGTCAAACACCATTTCccacgacgaagacgacgacgttGACATATAACCTGAACCGCAAACACCAAGTGGAAAGATATTCATCATGAGCAAGAAATCGACATTTGTCCCTGACGCCTGGGAGGATGATTGGGAGACTCAAGCAGACAAGATGGCCAAGGAGCCTGAACAACCCGTCCCTCAAGTACCTCTGTCCAAGGCAGAACGCTTAGCACAGCATGCTGAGCAGAATCGCAAGCTTTGGGAGTCTGCGTAAGCCCTCTCTAACTTTGGCAACTTCCCCAAGTGTTTCGCTAATATTAGGAATTTCCACATGACAGCGATGCTCCGCCAACTTTTAACTACTATGAGGCTAGCACCTCAGGTGTCTCTCTCACAACTCCGTTCAAACCACAGGTTAAAGTACTCAGCCGGAAACCAGTCATCGCTAAGCGCGATGCTACTGCAGGCATGTCCGGACTCTCACTCGATGATGATAGCGAAGTAAAGAAGGAGGTACCAATGACCCCGGAGGAAATCCGAGCGAAACAAAAGCGCGACAGGGAGGAGAAGCAAAGACGATACGAAGAAGCCAGGGCCAAGATCTTTGGAGAATCGAACCCATCTTCAGGAGCCTCCTCACCTGGCACAGTTACCCCGCCGAAA includes:
- a CDS encoding hypothetical protein (BUSCO:60038at5125), with amino-acid sequence MSKKSTFVPDAWEDDWETQADKMAKEPEQPVPQVPLSKAERLAQHAEQNRKLWESADAPPTFNYYEASTSGVSLTTPFKPQVKVLSRKPVIAKRDATAGMSGLSLDDDSEVKKEVPMTPEEIRAKQKRDREEKQRRYEEARAKIFGESNPSSGASSPGTVTPPKADGYTGRGRGRGRGGYRNNETRQSDNRGFDAPRRMQNMSGSGRELFDPNHSPKPEPVSQKRQPEFSSPGRSVTPRDGQQQMQPQAPIRAPKGPDGSGRGGFGFAQRGGKGS